The following proteins are co-located in the Toxotes jaculatrix isolate fToxJac2 chromosome 9, fToxJac2.pri, whole genome shotgun sequence genome:
- the msantd4 gene encoding myb/SANT-like DNA-binding domain-containing protein 4: MTLSLTCCYTVPTSSVTAGIRLPGLSPLYSDLCPVSLCSSVFIVPSSSDTFLLLYFLFPPPYLHLSPPLVLLSYFSSVISPLSVFLSLYFWGFCPLLAAKLDFLQVKHLKRKRKSNYSVRETQTLIREIHKRRDVLFSRQQNTAINELKRQAWEEVARGVNSLGEGELRTAAEVKRRYLDWRALMKRKQLQAELSLSSSSSSSLALKTEYDQSSPEHEAASLGSGCDQLLDLSGLPKDCHCDWPELAALGEPSGQAMMAPPGMKMEDDVSEYRLDGDGDVGDGEGELDEDDIPSLLSDIESRAEGSVGDVYSHNNSGLHNSSKAPTSTTSRDLPLVDGPMGTPPHALGGLTNHENMGAGFLVAVEKQRLELEKQRLAVETERLAVEKERLVVEKERLRQMEVEKERLLLERERLQVERERLRLLLLSQSEHVDSSFNLPPQQGPPSSSTPSLSCSYDGQREREKEGKGWMSVVDLETERLKLEKERLQLEKERLQFFKFEAGRLQIERERLQVEKERMQLHKDHQSH, from the exons ATGACTCTAAGTCTCACATGTTGTTACACAGTGCCTACCTCTAGTGTAACAGCTGGGATTCGTCTCCCAG GGCTGTCACCCCTTTACTCTGACCTGTGCCCTGTTTCTCTTTGtagctctgtttttattgtcccTTCCTCTTCTGataccttcctcctcctttattTTCTATTTCCCCCTCCATACCTacacctctctcctccccttgtccttctttcttatttttcctcagttatctctcctctttctgtttttctctctctgtatttctggGGTTTCTGTCCCCTCCTTGCTGCCAAGCTGGATTTCCTGCAGGTGAAACAtctgaaaaggaagaggaagagcaacTACAGTGTGCGAGAAACACAGACGCTCATCAGGGAGATCCACAAGAGGAGGGATGTGTTGTTCTCCAGACAGCAG AACACAGCCATTAATGAGCTGAAGAGACAGGCATGGGAGGAAGTGGCGCGAGGTGTCAATTCACTGGGGGAGGGCGAGCTACGAACTGCTGCTGAG GTGAAGCGACGTTACCTGGACTGGCGCGCACTGATGAAGAGGAAACAGCTTCAGgctgagctctctctctcctcctcctcgtcctcatcTTTGGCCCTGAAGACGGAGTACGATCAGTCCTCCCCTGAGCATGAGGCAGCCTCTCTGGGATCTGGGTGCGACCAGCTGCTTGACCTCTCAGGCCTCCCAAAAGATTGTCACTGCGACTGGCCGGAGCTGGCGGCTCTCGGCGAGCCGAGTGGTCAAGCCATGATGGCACCCCCGGGCATGAAGATGGAGGACGACGTCAGTGAATACAGA ctggatggtgatggtgatgtgGGAGACGGAGAAGGAGAACTAGATGAAGATGAtattccctccctcctcagtgACATTGAGTCACGTGCCGAGGGGAGTGTTGGCGATGTTTATTCTCACAACAACTCGGGCCTGCACAACTCCTCCAAGGCTCCGACCTCCACCACCAGCAGAGACCTGCCGCTGGTTGATGGCCCGATGGGGACGCCGCCTCATGCTCTGGGAGGACTCACCAATCATGAAAACATGGGTGCAGGGTTTCTGGTTGCTGTAGAGAAACAGCGACTGGAGCTGGAAAAACAACGCCTGGCGGTGGAAACTGAGCGCCTGGCAGTGGAGAAAGAGCGGCTGGTGGTGGAGAAGGAGCGTCTTCGTCAGATGGAGGTAGAGAAGGAGCGactgctgctggagagagagaggttacaggtggagagggagaggctgagGCTTTTgctcctcagccaatcagagcacgTCGATTCCTCGTTTAACCTGCCACCACAACAAGGCCCGCCTTCGTCCTCCACGCCTTCTTTATCCTGTTCTTAtgatggacagagggagagagagaaggagggtaAAGGGTGGATGTCAGTGGTGGATCTGGAGACGGAGAGGCTAAaactggagaaggagagactGCAGCTGGAAAAAGAGAGACTGCAGTTCTTCAAATTTGAGGCCGGCAGACTGCAGATTGAGAGAGAACGCCTCCaggtggagaaagaaagaatgcaGCTGCATAAAGATCATCAGAGCCACTGA